DNA from Daucus carota subsp. sativus chromosome 1, DH1 v3.0, whole genome shotgun sequence:
TGTTAAATTCTAGTTTCTATTGAGGTGAAATCCATTTTGTttatacttaatttttttacatatccTACGAATGTTGctttattgaaataaatatattttatataattattaatcatatatctattatatttatatttccttaattattttgagaatacTGCCAACTTGAACCACATGATTAATTCTTCTATTTTGTGCATCATCCTTTTTCATCCTAGCCCTTCATCAGTGTATGAactccaaattttaattttagactTGAAGGTTGACACATGTCCAATGCTATTTCTACATTGGACTTGTGTCAAATTATTCGTAGTCTTGATATTGTTAGTGTAATTTGTTTTCAAATCATTTCTAAAGACTCATTTCATATTTTCTTGTCGACTTCCATTTTATAATGTAAAATACTTGCTACAAACTATAGTTTGCGATGTTAAGAATACTTTTCGTAAACTTTACTTCATGATATGCCCAAAGACGACTTATCACTTTGATACCGGCTTTGCTGAGCTTCCTATAGATAAGTTCACAATAGAATAATTCATTAGTTTCATGccatatttgattaaatttatttcaaatttaagacTTTATGGTAATTATAGAATACTTGTCCACAACTCCATTTTGTGATGGGATTGTTGAGTTTGTGATAAGACAAATAAACTTGtatgtaataaattttgtgaCTTCTTGACATCTcatttagaatatttttaactatatattaTCTGTGTTCAAGTTTTAACATTTCAATCCCCGTTATTTTAAAATCATGGTTCCTATTTCCTAATGCCCAAGATCAACCTTCGAATTGCAATACGATATGAATTTCCCGTAAAACACATTTCGCTCGGATAAGTttcattattttgaatttttattataaatactcAGAAGATAAAGAATACAGACATGACATCAAAGCTAGGAAAAAAAGAAGCAGCAGTTTCCGGTGATTTCAAGTTATCCGAGGACGTAATCAGTTTTCGTGTGAGTAGCGTGTACCCTGCACGATATCCTTTCCTTCAGTAAACCAAACACACTTTTCGATTCTTCCTTCTTAATACAACATGAACATACAACATATTACTACTATCGTGTGATGTACGCTCGTGTTATATATGAATATGAGGTTTCATGGAATATTGCGGGCATATTCTCGGGTCGGGGTTGAATTCGACTAACATTTTTGTTGATTAAATCTTAGACTTTGAGTTCAAGATTTGACTtagtataatatttatatattatttaaaaactcAAATTATTTATGTAGATAATTAAAAATGCTCGATTATATAGATTTAGTTTGAATTTACCCAATtgtatatgaaaaatattattgaatatttatcttatataattatatctttaATATGCATAAAAAATGATATACGGATTCCTAAATCTCACGAatctaattatatttgaaaattcaaagTTCTCCCAATCATTATCGTATCAAATTTGAGAAAATTACTGATCAAAttagtggcggaaccagagagGGCTAGGGGTGCTAGAGCCCCCTAACCTCGAAGaaacagtgtatattttttttttccaacccCCGCTGAATTATTtatgtcaatataatttaggGTACTTAGAGCGAGTTCAAGAGATGCCTTATAACATGTTCTAAGTCATAATTTAGGatatttgatgaaaaatgttgatccaacaatgtacTAGTGATGTCTTATATCATTAGGACAACCTTTTGAAACTTTATTTACCTTGCTCTATCctatatatcataatatatttttataaatattctctttctctctctgctttggacttgctcttagtctaaagagagtctgattaacaaatacattcaGACAGATATACTCATAAGTCGTACGCACACACTTGACATTATCGTAACTCACCTTCTCATTGCGATAAATTCATTAAGCCGCGAATCCGTGACAACCTGCTCAGCTGCGTTCTCTCTCTCCGACTCTCACTGCCTTTAGTAGGCTTAATATTTCCGGCAATGGGCTTCTTGTGGGAAGAAGGACAAACACGCCCCTAGTGATCCTTATCGCATCACGCCACACATGGTCAACTTTTTTTTCGACGTCACTGCTTACTGATGTATTTATGTTAATGCACTCTGAACAACGTTCTCTTTGAGACCTTTTAACCAATCAATACTTGCAACCTAGAGAGATGGCCGTCTCTCTTTGATGAACGTGGTATCGAAGTTCGGTATTCAATTTCAATCAGTCATTTACAATGTCACTTGCTTTCAAATTTGAGCCCCCCAAAACCTCATTTCTGGTTCCGCAATCGGAtcaaatccgaataactcataatatatttgatttatttacacACATATATCATAAGAAgtataatgataaaaaaatgtaaCTGAATTAAGAACGAGCCTGCATAATATTTATCGGGTGATTAGGCTCGTGAATTCGGAAATCGAACTCTGActtcatatttattaaaattttgtttgagaatatgtattttattttaagttttaagttttaaatgatatcatttaagatgttatttcaaattcacagttttatactagtatttgaatgacatgaatttcaaataaaattttaaattcaatatttttttaaaatcgaaatatGACATTTGACATAATAcagaatttcaaattaaattcatGTTCTCAAACAAATCATAGTATTAcatatcttaaatttaattaacaataataaattatgcaAGATATACTAGTGATTAACAATTAAGTACATACTTCCTCCTCACCGTCCATTATTataccttttttatattttaaaacatctATGAAATAgaattctataattatttttaacttattttttgtttttgaataaaaattatatattaaaattttatttcaaaaataaatgtgGAAAATTTCgtcacaaatttatataattcaatGAAACGGATccaaaaaatattagttataacTGTTTTTCAATTGTAACACTTTTAGCATCCCACCAAAATCACTCAAATATGGTTATTCAACATAAACCTGTATCTCTAGACTCAAATATGGTTATTCAACATAAACCTGTATATCTAGATAATCTGTTGCTAAAACTGAAAAAGAAAATACTCACATGCttgatgcttgaaacaataaTACCATGTTCATCAAAAATAATTGTTTTCAAGAAAACGAGAAAAAATGTGAAGCTAGTACAAAAGGTGACATACAGATGAAGTATGTATTGAAGTAGATACAAAAATACAGAAGTCACACACGTCCTTCTTTAACACTAAATTTAGTACTACAAGTATCTTACCACTTCACTTCTACTTTCAACTCATTCATCTCTCCCAACATgtctttctcttcttcttcaaacTTCTACTAGTATATacttacatacatatatacatacaaatattatctactctcttttcatcaagaatccttGTAAGTATACTTATCTTTCTTGTAAGTATatgtgtttgttttttttgttattggcTTGAGGTGGTTAATGGGCTGGcttaaatttatctttttgacaaattttatgCAAGATGCATTCAATTACATTAATGGTCATCAATTTATTTGACTGCCATGCTTCAGATATTTCTCATCTCTCTACAAATCTCTTTACTGTGGAGCATTTAATTCACCCatctttcttcattttctctatcttgtttctttttcttggttCTTGAAGTTGCAGTCTTTTTTACATTGATGGGACTGAAAATATTAAGGCTGTGCTGTACTTGTTATGTTTCTTGAAGCACTTCTCATCTGGGTATTTCTTGATTTAGTGTAATTCATTTGATCTGTGTTGCAAGCTTTGATTTTGAGTGTTAAATGTGTGAATTTGTGGGTTGTTTGGGTGTTATTGTGATGTTTCTTGATGGGGATCCAGGTTTGTTTAATTGTGTGCACCAGTGTGAAAGGTTTAATCTTTTTATGATGCCTGCTTTATTTGGTAATTGTAATGTTTTAGTGTTGGTTCTCTGttcattttttttggtttttctcTGTTTGGTTTGTGATTAGAGATTTGTTTATGTTTAAAAGCATCAGAATTGAAATCACTGTCATTTTCATGGCATCACTAGTTGCATTTTGTGGCTTTCTTTTACTGTATGAATGTAATGACACCACCTACCATCCCCACCCCCcaacacacactcacacacacaaacactctTTCTACCTGCTCttagataaataattataaaagttgATTCCTTTCTATGGTATGCAAGACTTTCTGAAAAGGTCTTTTGgttaatatttcaatttcttaGGTCCTGGTATCAGAATATTGTAAGATTGATGTGTCTTTTTAAGATGTGATTCCATTAAGCTTCTTGATCTTTAATTGGCTGATTTATTCTATTTCTAAATGCAATTTCTCAGATTTCTATGTTTGGCAGAAAAAAAGAATCAAGAAAGAAGAGGACTAAATGGAGGAAGGAGGCAATCTTAGATGTTGGGATGAACTGTTACCCGACGCACTTGGGCTAATCTTTAAAAATCTTTCGATTCAAGAAGTGCTAACTGTTGTCCCAAGGGTTTGCAGATCATGGGGAAGAGCAGTCATGGGGCCTTACTGCTGGCAAGAGATTGATATTGAAGAATGGAGTCGATATCAGCGGCCTGAAAACATCGATAGAATGCTTCAAATGCTTATCATACGAAGTTGTGGTTCACTGCGCAAACTCTGTGTTTCTGGCCTATCCAGTGACCAGATGTTTTCCTTCATCGCAGCCCAGTAAGTACATAAAAAATCACTCCTTGCTATAAATTATCATCCCAATAATACTAAGCTGACTGAATTGCTACTTTTTACGGATCATTATAGATTAAATTTGGAAGTTCATTTTAGAATTTACATTACAGTTTCATTGTATGCCTATTGTTGAACTTGAAACTCTGCTTTAcacaatatcttatttaatgaCTAATTGATGAACTAGAAACTCCCTCTTTTGTTCAACCCATTGCTTATTTACACATTGGAGAATAAAATAAGCTTGAGATGTGGTAATTATAAATTCAATGCTCTATTTAGCAATCTGATCAAACCACTTATGTGTTGTACCCTCAAAGCGCAATAAAAGACTATTGATATATAATACAAATGTGTTCTTTGAGCATTGTTGCTTTTGAGGTTATTGTTTATGCATTTCTATCTGCATTTGTTGGTAGTGCCAAGTCCCTACAGACTTTACGGACCTCAAGAAGTTCAATAAGTGATCCCATTGTCAAACAAGTTGCTGGGCTGTTCTCTACAATCACTTCCTTAGATTTGAGTTACTGCATAAATATCGGAGCTACAGGTCTAGAGGAAATTGGGAAGCACTGTAAATTCCTCAGTACATTGCGACGTATAATGCATCCACTTGAGGTGATAGGAAAGATCTCTCAAGATGACGAGGCTCTAGCCATTGCTGCCACAATGCCTAAACTGAAGCACCTTGAGATTGCCTATCTACTTGTCAGTACACAAAGTGTAATGGAGATACTAACAAACTGTAGGCTGCTTGAATTATTGGATGTTCGAGGATGTTGGAACGTGAATCTTGATGAGAAATACATCAAATCCTACCAAGGTTTAAAGGTGCTTGGACCCCTTGTCGTCGATTATTGTCATGAGGTTAATGGCTGGGATGCTTGCTCTGATTACTCTGGTTCTTCTGGATATTTGGCATGGGATTTCGTGGCTGGTGATATGGATGATTACTCCGACGAAACGGTATCAGATGGATTTTCAGAAGACGAACAAAGTATCGAGGATGTGGAAATGTGGTTCTACGACGGTCCTGATGCCGAGGATGCTGGATATGATTGGCCTCAATCCCCCTAAACTTTCTCTGTTTAAAGTGATCAGAAGTTTTCATCTAGAGTTCTGAGGTTCCTATTACTATATATATCTGCATTGAGCTGCTGTTTCCTGTTGGGAGGTATGGAGAATTCGACAAATAAATAAAACcatcatacaaaattttcaCATAATATGATCTGACTTCATCTCTTTGAAACAAATGCAACATCAAGTTTCAAAATCCTGTGGTCACATCATTCTGTATGAGAATTTTGTAAGAAGAGTTTGTATGTATGTTCATTTTATGTCATCAACTTCTGCTTTCAAGTTTGATATGCTTCAAAGATGTACATAATGGAGTTGTAACCTTTGTATCTTGTATCTTGCAAGTGCTTTGTAATGAACATCAATATTACATACTGCAGTAAAAAACAAATGGTTGATTAAAAATTGTAACTTTGACTTTCAGTATCTTGATGAGAGGTTGGATGTGTAGAGGGAGGAGTATAAATGTGAGTTGCTTCATTTATACTCTAAGCACTAAAGtgtaaaataagaaaaagaagagGGGTCAGATTCAGCAGAGTGATAGGAAGAGTGAAATGATAGGTGGAATCTTTTTGCCACACCACACATTTCCAAGGAGATATAAATGTTATCCCTGGATTCAAACTTACAAAACCTAGGAGAATAGGGACCTTTATATaagaaatatttgtaaattaagTAAAAGAAAGTTGAAAATATCATTCTAGCCCACCACACTTTTTTTTAGGATGTctagctatttttttttttaaaaaaaaattattgtgttAATGAGGGATTTTAACCAGTTGATGTATATTTATCActttttaattcgagattttaCATTGTGATGCAATAAGAGGGTCTGAATCTGAGATTTTGCTTTAATTTGCTTTGAAGCTATGTTAAAGAAATTATGTgaataatgaaaaataaaagtagAAGCTGTCTTGTAAACTGTAAATATGTGAAAGGGGCTCTAGGAATTGGAAAATTGTGTCACAATATGCAATAATTTGAAAGACACAAGGGACCAAAAACAATGTGAAAAGGGGACACAAGAGCTTGAAATTTTGTATAGAAACATCAGGCAATAATGTGAAAAGGGGAATAAAGGATTGACAATCTGTATGTGACATTCcacataaaaacatataattggGAGTTtgttatttacaaaaaatagatttgagattaaattttttttatgttgatAATTTATATGTGGACCCTTTTTTCTGTTATAAAGAACGATCTCCGACTTATTAAAAAATTCccgattaatttttaaaatatattttggggCTGTTTGGCTgtgcttaaaagaagtgacttattgcttaaagtaaagaagtgtattataaatgaaaagttgGTTTAGACTTATAAGTTTcaaaaagtgtttggatacccgTAACTTATAAGTTACAAAGAAGCTTGAAATCAAAAAAAAGCTAGCTTTTCTAGCTTATTTTTCTGGCTTCTCAAGCACCTTTTTAAGTGCTTCTAATTGCTAGCCAAACACTCCAGAAAAAGTTGAAGCCCACTTCTTTTGTAAATAAGCCATAAGCTCatgttgccaaacacccactttatCACTTTACTGACTACACTAAACATCCccgatttattgaaaaaatctCTAATAAATCCTAAATCGATAGGTCAATTGATTATTTCGATTCTCGATTTTTAGAACCCCATCTTTTAAGATATTTTAAGATAAAAGGCATGTCATATATTCAGCTGGGCAGCAAATAAATACAGTACCAAAACTAAGTGGTTACCAGATGCACAGTAACAGAGGGAAGGTGAGTTTTAGGTAGAAGGCATGTCACAGTAGAGTAACACAATTGCACAAGGGACAAAATGGGTGTCTCAAAgtgaaaatgattttatataagGGTCACATGGGAAGGGATAATATTTCTGAAACTCAGCAGATCTTTAAGATAATAGTATGATAATTTGAATGGACAAAAAGGTTACAGTCACactgtacatatatttaacatatatttcATCTGTTTGAAGAATCTTGGATGGGTCCTTTTTGCCTT
Protein-coding regions in this window:
- the LOC108214414 gene encoding F-box protein FBW2; translation: MEEGGNLRCWDELLPDALGLIFKNLSIQEVLTVVPRVCRSWGRAVMGPYCWQEIDIEEWSRYQRPENIDRMLQMLIIRSCGSLRKLCVSGLSSDQMFSFIAAHAKSLQTLRTSRSSISDPIVKQVAGLFSTITSLDLSYCINIGATGLEEIGKHCKFLSTLRRIMHPLEVIGKISQDDEALAIAATMPKLKHLEIAYLLVSTQSVMEILTNCRLLELLDVRGCWNVNLDEKYIKSYQGLKVLGPLVVDYCHEVNGWDACSDYSGSSGYLAWDFVAGDMDDYSDETVSDGFSEDEQSIEDVEMWFYDGPDAEDAGYDWPQSP